The Falco naumanni isolate bFalNau1 chromosome 1, bFalNau1.pat, whole genome shotgun sequence genome window below encodes:
- the SLC30A9 gene encoding zinc transporter 9 isoform X2, with product MMPALAAQRRGCRGLYRLYLRCQAAPLPRACHGWHTSMKNGSLTYILPCNRLPVQLMSQVRVYTSSGQKKDLGSEDTNRSTSEENLRKVGTGQDTTNAGLNQSFLKEPIQVKVKAVLKKREYGPKYTQNNFITGVRAINEFCLKSSDLDQLRKIRRRSPHDDIETFTVYLRSDVEAKSLEVWGSPEALARERKRRKEAEIKYRENLFRNQRLLREYKEFFGNTKPRSSAAAMFFKGPGKVVMVAICINGLNFFFKLLAWVYTGSASMFSEAIHSLADTCNQALLALGISQSARTPDPSHPYGFTNMRYIASLISGVGIFMMGAGLSWYHGIIGLLHPHPIESLLWAYCILAGSLVSEGATLLVAINEIRRSARAKGLSFYQYVVQSRDPSTNVVLLEDAAAVLSVAVAATCMGLTSLTGNPYYDSVGSLGVGTLLGTVSAFLIYTNTEALLGRSIQPEQLQRLTELLESDPVVRAIHDVKATDMGMSKVRFKAEVDFDGRVVTRSYLEKQDIEQLLQSHSPWVLKMQCYGLQILPFKLGLNMDCWHYMSLAF from the exons ATGATGCCGGCCCTGGCCGCCCAGCGGCGAGGCTGCCGTGGCCTCTATCGCCTGTACCTGCGGTGCCAGGCGGCGCCGCTCCCCCGCGCTTGCCACG GATGGCACACTTCAATGAAAAATGGGAGTCTGACTTATATTCTGCCATGCAATCGTCTGCCTGTGCAGTTGATGAGTCAAGTGAGAGTTTATACCTCCAGTGGTCAGAAAAAAGATCTTGGATCAGAAGATACAAATAGATCCACCTCTGAAGAAAACCTGCGTAAAGTTGGAACAG GACAAGATACCACCAATGCAGGCCTAAACCAGTCTTTCCTTAAAGAGCCAATCCAAGTAAAAG tgAAAGCAGTCCTTAAAAAAAGAGAGTATGGACCAAAATACACACAGAATAACTTCATCACTGGAGTCAGAGCAATAAATGAGTTTTGTCTTAAATCCAG TGATCTAGACCAGCTGAGGAAAATTAGACGACGAAGCCCCCACGATGACATTGAGACATTCACTGTGTACCTGAGATCAGATGTAGAGGCAAA ATCTCTTGAAGTTTGGGGTAGTCCAGAGGCTCTTGCTAGAGAAAGAAAACGACGTAAAGAGGCAGAAATCAAGTACAGAGAAA ACCTATTTAGAAACCAAAGGCTGCTGAGGGAATACAAGGAGTTCTTTGGAAATACTAAG CCACGCTCCAGTGCAGCAGCTATGTTTTTCAAGGGACCAGGGAAGGTGGTGATGGTAGCTATTTGCAt aaatgggTTGAACTTCTTCTTTAAGCTACTTGCTTGGGTTTACACGGGTTCTGCaagtatgttttcagaagcCATACATTCTTTAGCAGACACATGTAACCAG GCATTGCTAGCTTTGGGCATCAGTCAGTCTGCAAGGACGCCAGACCCTAGTCATCC GTATGGTTTCACAAACATGCGCTATATTGCCTCCCTAATTAGTGGGGTGGGCATTTTCATGATGGGTGCAGGACTTTCTTGGTATCATGGGATCATAGGTTTACTCCATCCTCATCCTATAGAATCTCTTCTCTGG gcATACTGCATTTTAGCAGGGTCACTGGTATCTGAAGGAG CTACCCTTCTTGTTGCTATAAATGAAATTCGCAGGAGTGCTCGAGCCAAGGGTCTGTCATTTTATCAATATG TTGTGCAGAGTCGTGATCCTAGTACAAATGTGGTGTTActggaggatgctgcagcagttCTGAGTGTGGCTGTAGCTGCTACCTGTATGGGTCTGACTTCTTTAACAG GAAATCCTTATTATGACAGTGTGGGGTCTCTAGGTGTTGGAACTCTGTTAGGAACTGTGTCAGCATTTCTAATCTATACTAACACTGAAGCCCTGCTGGGACGATCCATTCAACCTGAACAACTGCAGCGACTCACCGAGTTACTGGAAAGTGATCCTGTAGTAAG AGCAATTCATGATGTTAAAGCTACAGACATGGGAATGAGCAAAGTGAGATTCAAGGCAGAAGTAGACTTTGATGGACGGGTTGTTACTCGTTCTTACCTGGAAAAACAAGACATTGAACAGCTGCTAcaa AGCCATTCGCCTTGGGTGCTGAAGATGCAGTGTTACGGTTTACAGATCCTGCCATTCAAACTAGGCTTGAATATGGATTGCTGGCATTACATGTCTTTAGCATTTTGA
- the SLC30A9 gene encoding zinc transporter 9 isoform X1, producing MMPALAAQRRGCRGLYRLYLRCQAAPLPRACHGWHTSMKNGSLTYILPCNRLPVQLMSQVRVYTSSGQKKDLGSEDTNRSTSEENLRKVGTGQDTTNAGLNQSFLKEPIQVKVKAVLKKREYGPKYTQNNFITGVRAINEFCLKSSDLDQLRKIRRRSPHDDIETFTVYLRSDVEAKSLEVWGSPEALARERKRRKEAEIKYRENLFRNQRLLREYKEFFGNTKPRSSAAAMFFKGPGKVVMVAICINGLNFFFKLLAWVYTGSASMFSEAIHSLADTCNQALLALGISQSARTPDPSHPYGFTNMRYIASLISGVGIFMMGAGLSWYHGIIGLLHPHPIESLLWAYCILAGSLVSEGATLLVAINEIRRSARAKGLSFYQYVVQSRDPSTNVVLLEDAAAVLSVAVAATCMGLTSLTGNPYYDSVGSLGVGTLLGTVSAFLIYTNTEALLGRSIQPEQLQRLTELLESDPVVRAIHDVKATDMGMSKVRFKAEVDFDGRVVTRSYLEKQDIEQLLQEIQQVKTLEELEAFMLKHGENIIDTLGAEVDRLEKDLKQRNPDVRHVDLEIL from the exons ATGATGCCGGCCCTGGCCGCCCAGCGGCGAGGCTGCCGTGGCCTCTATCGCCTGTACCTGCGGTGCCAGGCGGCGCCGCTCCCCCGCGCTTGCCACG GATGGCACACTTCAATGAAAAATGGGAGTCTGACTTATATTCTGCCATGCAATCGTCTGCCTGTGCAGTTGATGAGTCAAGTGAGAGTTTATACCTCCAGTGGTCAGAAAAAAGATCTTGGATCAGAAGATACAAATAGATCCACCTCTGAAGAAAACCTGCGTAAAGTTGGAACAG GACAAGATACCACCAATGCAGGCCTAAACCAGTCTTTCCTTAAAGAGCCAATCCAAGTAAAAG tgAAAGCAGTCCTTAAAAAAAGAGAGTATGGACCAAAATACACACAGAATAACTTCATCACTGGAGTCAGAGCAATAAATGAGTTTTGTCTTAAATCCAG TGATCTAGACCAGCTGAGGAAAATTAGACGACGAAGCCCCCACGATGACATTGAGACATTCACTGTGTACCTGAGATCAGATGTAGAGGCAAA ATCTCTTGAAGTTTGGGGTAGTCCAGAGGCTCTTGCTAGAGAAAGAAAACGACGTAAAGAGGCAGAAATCAAGTACAGAGAAA ACCTATTTAGAAACCAAAGGCTGCTGAGGGAATACAAGGAGTTCTTTGGAAATACTAAG CCACGCTCCAGTGCAGCAGCTATGTTTTTCAAGGGACCAGGGAAGGTGGTGATGGTAGCTATTTGCAt aaatgggTTGAACTTCTTCTTTAAGCTACTTGCTTGGGTTTACACGGGTTCTGCaagtatgttttcagaagcCATACATTCTTTAGCAGACACATGTAACCAG GCATTGCTAGCTTTGGGCATCAGTCAGTCTGCAAGGACGCCAGACCCTAGTCATCC GTATGGTTTCACAAACATGCGCTATATTGCCTCCCTAATTAGTGGGGTGGGCATTTTCATGATGGGTGCAGGACTTTCTTGGTATCATGGGATCATAGGTTTACTCCATCCTCATCCTATAGAATCTCTTCTCTGG gcATACTGCATTTTAGCAGGGTCACTGGTATCTGAAGGAG CTACCCTTCTTGTTGCTATAAATGAAATTCGCAGGAGTGCTCGAGCCAAGGGTCTGTCATTTTATCAATATG TTGTGCAGAGTCGTGATCCTAGTACAAATGTGGTGTTActggaggatgctgcagcagttCTGAGTGTGGCTGTAGCTGCTACCTGTATGGGTCTGACTTCTTTAACAG GAAATCCTTATTATGACAGTGTGGGGTCTCTAGGTGTTGGAACTCTGTTAGGAACTGTGTCAGCATTTCTAATCTATACTAACACTGAAGCCCTGCTGGGACGATCCATTCAACCTGAACAACTGCAGCGACTCACCGAGTTACTGGAAAGTGATCCTGTAGTAAG AGCAATTCATGATGTTAAAGCTACAGACATGGGAATGAGCAAAGTGAGATTCAAGGCAGAAGTAGACTTTGATGGACGGGTTGTTACTCGTTCTTACCTGGAAAAACAAGACATTGAACAGCTGCTAcaa